The proteins below are encoded in one region of Purpureocillium takamizusanense chromosome 11, complete sequence:
- a CDS encoding uncharacterized protein (COG:S~EggNog:ENOG503P3KU): MPKEKNYNPVQAQRKADKAKAIKKGKAEVQERRNERLARKNPDRIQQQIDDLQAVTSKGGKLSSREEQVLEGLQKELKAVTKARDALGDKAPTFNQRRDGDFRHGVLGKRRRGSEDASSSDDDVPDDVRRIPMPRDTPPPIPKEVLDKWYAKRRARRNAENAARQDDRGETDMETDKAKQQPAPVVEHKTVYEAKPVIRDLRQEAVSAFVPAAVQAKMMKGKGQGGLMEPEEADRLEREGYLKTTTGVGEQPKAGPPAPEQGTTSLSATVEDIEDEDEDE; encoded by the exons ATGCCGAAGGAGAAGAACTACAACCCAGTCCAAGCCCAACGGAAGGCGGACAAGGCAAAGGCTATCAAGAAAG GCAAGGCCGAAGTTCAAGAACGGCGCAATGAGAGATTAGCTCGCAAGAATCCCGATCGCATTCAACAACAAATCGATGACCTTCAGGCTGTCACCTCCAAAGGCGGCAAGCTTTCGAGCCGAGAAGAACAAGTGTTGGAGGGGCTTCAGAAAGAACTAAAGGCGGTGACGAAGGCCAGAGATGCGCTCGGCGATAAAGCGCCTACCTTTAATCAACGGCGCGATGGCGACTTCAGGCACGGTGTTTTGGGCAAGCGGAGACGAGGGTCAGAAGACGCGTCCAGCAGTGACGATGACGTCCCAGATGACGTTCGGAGAATTCCCATGCCTCGAGATACGCCCCCTCCAATACCAAAAGAGGTACTGGATAAGTGGTACGCGAAGCGCCGAGCACGACGAAACGCGGAGAACGCCGCCAGGCAGGACGATCGAGGAGAGACGGACATGGAGAcggacaaggccaagcagcagccggcgccAGTGGTCGAGCACAAGACAGTATACGAAGCAAAACCCGTCATTCGCGACTTGCGGCAAGAAGCCGTTTCAGCCTTTGTCCCCGCAGCGGTGCAGGCAAAAATGATGAAGggcaaaggccaaggagggctTATGGAACCGGAAGAGGCAGATCGACTGGAGCGAGAGGGTTACTTGAAAACAACAACGGGGGTCGGCGAGCAGCCGAAGGCTGGACCACCGGCCCCCGAGCAAGGCACGACATCACTCTCAGCTACCGTCGAGGAtatcgaggacgaggatgaggacgagtGA
- a CDS encoding uncharacterized protein (EggNog:ENOG503NZSD~COG:P~TransMembrane:11 (o12-35i42-60o72-94i101-122o134-152i164-185o205-228i249-268o364-383i490-513o533-556i)) gives MLQQSGSDWPALAYHEPSITTILIQSSFVLASNILNHIVNSLLYCGLIGQILIGVAYGTPGGEILSRDVEATIVQLGYLGLILLVFEGGLATHFRSLKANIFLSIGVAVTGIGVPIALSFVLGTLVGASKLECFAAGAALCSTSLGTTFTVLRSSGLSQSRLGVVLASAAMLDDVVGLVMVQVVASLGASDASISATTVLRPVLVSLGFTAVTPLVCFALVKPATLALNSHRQSSPGSRLDKVLRTRRAALGFHTALLLALVAASSYAGTSNLFAAYIAGAAISWWDAEVPHAGSVAGTQQVPATDPGPRLVESDPADNYSGREVYAHYYEPVVQRLLQPFFFGSIGFSIPIARMFSGNALWKGIVYAILMCIAKLTCGLWLVRFPGVVPGIKACIKQLKLEHRKASPAQDAATELQQRHPGDIPETQNQATEPQDAAGSSSTTGEGEASHDASAGDDCSIGEVRHSEGTTSGETQPRDRNTSPHPLKPLSLYPAAIMGCAMVARGEIGFLISSVAQSHGVFGRSGSDGGSEIFLAVTWAIVLCTILGPLCTGLLVRRVKSLESGRNGGQAGGQSKDVLGAWGP, from the exons ATGTTACAACAGTCAGGGAGCGACTGGCCCGCGCTGGCTTACCATGAGCCGTCCATCACCACGATACTAATACAGTCTTCGTTTGTCTTGGCGTCCAATATCCTCAACCACATCGTCAACTCGCTTCTCTACTGCGGGCTTATCGGACAAATCCTTATCGGCGTCGCCTATGGCACTCCTGGAGGAGAGATACTCTctcgcgacgtcgaggccaccATCGTACAGTTGGGGTACCTCGGCCTCATTCTGCTTGTCTTTGAAG GCGGCCTTGCAACGCACTTTCGCTCATTGAAAGCCAACATATTCCTCTCGATTGGAGTCGCGGTGACCGGCATTGGCGTGCCGATTGCCCTGTCCTTCGTGCTAGGTACTTTGGTAGGGGCGTCTAAGCTAGAGTGCTttgctgccggcgctgcgctgtgtTCCACGAGCCTCGGGACAACCTTCACTGTCCTCCGATCGAGTGGATTGAGCCAATCCCGACTCGGCGTGGTGCTGGCGAGCGCCGCAATGCTggacgatgtcgtcggctTGGTTATGGTTCAGGTGGTCGCTAGTCTCGGCGCATCTGATGCGTCCAtctccgcgacgacggtgtTGCGGCCGGTGCTTGTGTCTCTTGGCTTCACAGCCGTGACACCTCTAGTATGCTTCGCGCTCGTCAAGCCTGCAACGCTGGCCTTGAACAGCCACCGGCAGAGCTCTCCGGGCAGCCGACTCGACAAAGTCCTCCGCACGCGACGTGCTGCTCTTGGCTTCCACACGGCACTGCTtctggccctcgtcgccgcgtctAGCTATGCGGGCACGTCGAATTTGTTTGCGGCGTATATTGCTGGCGCAGCAATCAGCTGGTGGGATGCCGAAGTGCCTCACGCTGGGAGCGTTGCAGGGACGCAACAAGTCCCAGCCACGGACCCAGGGCCACGCCTTGTCGAATCAGACCCCGCTGATAACTACTCCGGACGCGAAGTCTATGCGCACTACTACGAGCCCGTGGTCCagaggctgctgcagccaTTCTTCTTTGGATCGATCGGCTTCTCCATACCAATCGCCCGCATGTTCTCCGGCAATGCGCTCTGGAAGGGCATCGTGTATGCCATCCTCATGTGCATTGCCAAGCTGACCTGTGGTCTGTGGCTAGTGCGGTTCCCCGGAGTCGTTCCCGGCATCAAGGCATGCATCAAACAGCTCAAGCTGGAGCACCGGAAGGCGTCCCCAGCCCAAGATGCAGCAACGGAGCTTCAGCAACGGCACCCAGGAGACATACCCGAAACACAGAACCAGGCGACGGAGCCGCAGGATGCCGCTGGGAGCAGCAGTACGACCGGCGAGGGGGAAGCTAGTCACGACGCCTCTGCAGGTGATGACTGTTCAATAGGCGAGGTGCGCCACTCGGAAGGCACGACGTCTGGTGAAACACAACCGAGAGATCGCAATACGTCTCCGCATCCCTTGAAGCCGTTGTCGTTGTATCCTGCAGCCATCATGGGCTGTGCCATGGTTGCGCGTGGAGAAATTGGCTTTCTCATCTCCTCTGTCGCACAAAGCCACGGCGTGTTTGGGCGTTCCGGCTCAGACGGCGGCTCAGAAATCTTCCTTGCCGTCACCTGGGCCATCGTTCTTTGCACAATTCTAGGCCCGTTGTGCACCGGCCTCCTCGTTCGAAGAGTCAAGAGTTTGGAATCGGGGCGGAATGGTGGTCAAGCAGGGGGACAAAGCAAAGACGTATTGGGAGCTTGGGGTCCTTGA